Proteins encoded in a region of the Elizabethkingia bruuniana genome:
- a CDS encoding SusC/RagA family TonB-linked outer membrane protein — MNVKFKVLSAGVLFFMGQNIMAQSVKKDTAASTKTIEEVVVVGFGQKKTVKELTGSVGTMTAKAIEDNPVSASVDKMLQGRVAGVQTGVSNGQPGGFASVRVRGISSINGVKDPIYVIDGVRVKSGDLSSNSTTGNILASLNPNDIENISVLKDAVSTAMYGADAGSGVIIITTKSGKKGKAKFSLNFTQGITSDAVKRQRGLTADEYKKLLTYSVMNRYQGANDPGFVGKSYQEVYDFLKAGGSDVKGDLKKTDIANVLNSPYNTNWKDATQKNEAYQTNVDFSLSGGNDKLSYFSSINYFDQQSTVKGANFKRLAASTRVGYQATEKLKITTDIQMSYGKTNTLSEGGATANPILAQYFNRPTDALRNADGSWNLGQSGRLTNGKFNVAALQDLNYSRNETARVFANLQAEYKIIKGLTYKFVFAPEFINILENAYYSPLHGDGYAYQGRKTDISSRYFSFNVQNMLTYNFKAGVNNFNFTALQEAYRTQKDMVIARGSTVGSPFLETMDNFIQPLGVGGRKVIDSRWGYGLIGHWDYDRIIMVDGSYRRDVLSNFTPGKKAGNFWSAGVALDVARFGFLKNDPAISMLKLRASYGKVGNQVRANPYALYTYIGNYNALAAGDLRGVYNPNLSWETINPFNVGVDFGFLNNRITFTAEYYNKKSKDLIYELPLQVSQGMTSYNANIGDMVNKGFEFSVNAEILKNPHGLNWSVNANLSTLSNKITKLYGGDVVNPTIDGITMSGMILRQGESINSYYMRKWAGVDPRNGDPLWYLNGKDGETTNNYNLAKEEIQGNALSKVTGGFGTNLSYKNISLDAFFTYGFGGKILDKWMGNVVSDGASVYDTPGYASQMDFWTPENPNAANPMPIYSLGNKRGYGLSTRRMFKADYIRLSNLKIAYTFKGDVLEKTGLTSLQIYLLGNNIWTYKFDKNLKLDPEINLAGNYDLGLPIQKAFMLGVNFGF; from the coding sequence ATGAATGTAAAATTTAAAGTATTGAGTGCAGGGGTTTTGTTCTTTATGGGACAAAATATTATGGCTCAGTCAGTGAAGAAGGACACTGCTGCTTCAACAAAAACTATTGAAGAAGTAGTAGTAGTAGGTTTTGGACAGAAAAAAACTGTAAAAGAATTAACAGGTTCTGTAGGAACGATGACAGCTAAGGCTATTGAAGATAACCCTGTTTCTGCTTCTGTAGATAAAATGTTGCAAGGTAGAGTTGCCGGAGTTCAAACAGGTGTTTCTAATGGTCAGCCTGGTGGATTCGCTTCTGTTCGTGTAAGAGGTATCTCTTCTATTAATGGTGTTAAAGATCCTATTTATGTTATTGATGGAGTTCGTGTAAAGTCAGGAGATTTATCTAGTAACTCTACTACCGGAAATATCTTAGCGAGTCTTAACCCAAATGATATAGAAAATATCAGTGTTTTGAAAGACGCGGTTTCTACGGCGATGTATGGAGCGGATGCTGGTTCTGGGGTAATTATTATTACAACAAAATCTGGTAAAAAAGGTAAAGCAAAGTTTAGTTTAAACTTTACTCAGGGGATTACTAGCGATGCTGTAAAAAGACAAAGAGGATTAACTGCCGATGAATATAAAAAATTACTTACTTATTCTGTTATGAATAGATATCAGGGAGCAAATGATCCTGGTTTCGTAGGTAAAAGCTATCAGGAAGTTTATGACTTTTTAAAGGCGGGAGGTTCCGATGTTAAGGGAGATCTTAAAAAAACTGATATTGCTAATGTTTTAAATAGTCCGTATAATACAAACTGGAAAGATGCAACTCAGAAAAATGAAGCTTATCAGACTAATGTAGATTTCTCTCTTTCTGGAGGAAATGATAAACTGAGCTACTTCAGTTCGATCAACTATTTTGATCAGCAGTCTACAGTAAAGGGAGCTAACTTTAAAAGATTAGCTGCATCTACAAGAGTTGGGTACCAAGCTACAGAAAAGCTTAAAATTACTACAGATATCCAAATGTCTTACGGTAAAACAAATACTTTATCGGAAGGTGGAGCTACAGCCAACCCAATTTTAGCACAATATTTTAACAGACCTACGGATGCTTTAAGAAATGCTGATGGGTCTTGGAATCTAGGGCAAAGCGGTCGTTTGACTAACGGTAAATTCAACGTTGCTGCGCTTCAGGATCTGAACTATAGCAGAAATGAAACAGCGAGAGTTTTTGCAAACTTACAGGCTGAATACAAAATCATAAAAGGTCTTACTTATAAATTCGTTTTTGCACCGGAATTTATTAATATCCTGGAAAATGCATATTACTCCCCATTACATGGTGATGGATATGCCTATCAAGGAAGAAAAACTGATATATCTTCAAGATATTTTAGTTTTAATGTGCAGAATATGTTAACGTATAACTTTAAAGCGGGAGTAAATAACTTCAACTTTACAGCATTACAGGAAGCTTACAGAACTCAAAAAGACATGGTAATTGCCAGAGGTAGTACTGTAGGGTCTCCATTCTTGGAAACAATGGATAATTTTATTCAACCACTTGGAGTAGGAGGTAGAAAAGTTATTGATTCAAGATGGGGTTATGGTCTTATTGGACACTGGGATTATGATAGAATCATAATGGTGGATGGATCGTACAGAAGAGACGTTCTGTCTAACTTTACTCCGGGTAAAAAAGCAGGTAATTTCTGGTCTGCAGGGGTTGCGCTAGATGTTGCGAGATTCGGATTCTTAAAGAATGATCCTGCAATTTCAATGTTAAAACTTAGAGCATCCTATGGTAAGGTAGGTAACCAGGTGAGAGCAAATCCTTATGCATTATATACTTATATAGGAAACTACAATGCTTTAGCAGCTGGTGACTTGAGAGGAGTTTATAATCCTAACCTTTCTTGGGAAACTATTAATCCTTTTAACGTAGGTGTAGATTTCGGATTCCTGAATAACAGAATTACTTTTACAGCAGAATATTACAACAAAAAATCTAAAGACCTTATCTATGAATTACCATTGCAGGTATCTCAGGGTATGACCAGCTACAATGCAAACATTGGAGATATGGTAAATAAAGGTTTTGAATTCTCTGTTAATGCGGAAATCTTAAAGAATCCACACGGACTTAACTGGAGTGTAAATGCAAACCTTTCTACGCTAAGTAATAAAATCACTAAGTTATATGGAGGAGACGTTGTAAATCCAACAATTGATGGTATTACTATGAGTGGTATGATTCTTCGTCAGGGAGAGAGTATTAATTCTTACTATATGAGAAAATGGGCAGGTGTAGACCCAAGAAACGGAGATCCACTATGGTATCTTAACGGTAAGGATGGTGAAACTACTAATAACTATAACTTAGCTAAAGAGGAAATTCAAGGAAATGCTTTAAGTAAAGTTACAGGTGGATTTGGTACTAACCTTAGTTATAAGAATATTAGCTTAGATGCATTCTTTACATACGGATTCGGAGGTAAAATCCTAGATAAGTGGATGGGTAATGTTGTTTCTGATGGAGCAAGTGTATATGATACACCTGGGTATGCTTCTCAGATGGATTTCTGGACTCCGGAAAATCCAAATGCTGCTAATCCTATGCCTATTTATTCATTAGGAAATAAAAGAGGTTATGGATTGTCTACAAGAAGAATGTTTAAGGCTGATTATATAAGATTAAGTAATCTTAAAATTGCTTATACTTTCAAAGGAGATGTGTTAGAAAAAACAGGTCTTACATCATTACAGATTTATTTATTAGGAAATAATATCTGGACTTATAAATTCGACAAAAACTTAAAATTAGATCCGGAAATTAATTTGGCAGGTAACTACGATTTAGGATTGCCAATTCAGAAGGCGTTTATGTTAGGGGTTAATTTCGGATTTTAA
- a CDS encoding RagB/SusD family nutrient uptake outer membrane protein, protein MKYLNIKTGVLALSLALTSVSCSRDFTETVFNESEIASSWKSAGQMHSFVLGAYVDMRSQYYYGKDFSIFAEVRSDHMFSNGRSGYYNTVAGYEMTSADAYASNTYKQIYKVVAKANNIVNFDINSLDNAAASKAEATYYVGQAYALRAQSFFDLLRLFGQKYIGGNDGIVLPLKFDPLNKQGRSSIADTEKQIEADFDAAITKMESSKSFDRPDKRSEISVNAVKALAARYYLYKNNYAKVQSLVNDIVASKKYKVIEKDALVSSWEASGSAMNSIFELAYGEVAQPGAASYAYIMNSRGYANTVVSDSGMASYASNDARLGLIEKVDGSYFLNKKFPGLTGATSIRIVRFEEVVLDGAEAEFKLGNTAKALEYLNMILENRGLDKATSITMESIMAERSKELIGEGFRMWDLLRWGVEVPRPAGANKDKNLTAFPMPRVETDLSGTLVKGNPGYDNYR, encoded by the coding sequence ATGAAATATTTAAATATAAAAACAGGAGTTCTTGCACTTTCTCTAGCTTTAACGAGTGTAAGCTGTAGCAGGGATTTTACAGAAACGGTTTTTAATGAAAGTGAAATTGCATCTTCATGGAAATCTGCAGGGCAGATGCATTCATTTGTTTTAGGTGCATATGTAGATATGAGATCTCAATACTATTATGGAAAAGATTTCTCAATCTTTGCAGAAGTAAGATCTGATCATATGTTTAGTAATGGTAGGTCAGGGTATTATAACACGGTAGCTGGTTACGAAATGACTTCTGCTGATGCTTATGCTTCAAATACTTATAAGCAAATTTATAAAGTTGTAGCAAAGGCAAATAATATTGTTAATTTTGATATTAACTCACTAGATAATGCTGCTGCAAGTAAAGCTGAAGCGACGTATTATGTAGGACAGGCATACGCACTAAGAGCACAAAGCTTCTTTGATTTATTAAGATTATTTGGACAAAAATATATAGGGGGTAATGATGGTATTGTTCTTCCTTTGAAATTTGATCCGTTAAATAAACAAGGAAGATCTAGCATTGCTGATACCGAAAAACAGATTGAAGCAGATTTCGATGCAGCTATAACTAAAATGGAAAGTTCTAAAAGCTTTGACAGACCTGATAAAAGATCTGAAATCTCTGTTAATGCGGTAAAAGCATTAGCGGCAAGATATTACTTGTACAAAAACAATTATGCTAAAGTACAGTCTTTGGTAAATGATATTGTTGCAAGCAAGAAATATAAAGTTATAGAAAAAGATGCTTTAGTGAGTTCTTGGGAAGCAAGTGGCTCAGCTATGAACTCTATTTTTGAATTGGCTTATGGTGAAGTAGCTCAGCCAGGAGCAGCATCTTATGCATATATTATGAATAGTAGAGGTTATGCTAATACTGTTGTGAGTGATTCAGGTATGGCTTCTTATGCTAGTAATGATGCACGTCTTGGTCTAATTGAAAAAGTAGACGGAAGCTATTTCTTAAATAAAAAATTCCCAGGCCTTACAGGAGCAACCAGTATTCGTATTGTTCGTTTTGAAGAAGTTGTATTGGATGGAGCAGAAGCTGAATTTAAATTAGGTAATACAGCTAAAGCATTAGAATATCTTAATATGATTCTTGAAAATAGAGGGCTTGATAAAGCAACTTCTATTACAATGGAAAGCATTATGGCTGAAAGATCTAAGGAACTGATTGGTGAAGGTTTCAGAATGTGGGATTTGTTGAGATGGGGTGTAGAAGTTCCAAGACCAGCGGGGGCTAATAAAGATAAAAATTTAACAGCTTTCCCTATGCCAAGAGTTGAAACGGATCTTTCTGGTACATTAGTAAAAGGTAATCCTGGATATGATAATTATAGATAA
- a CDS encoding SusC/RagA family TonB-linked outer membrane protein — protein MNVKLRVLSAGVLFFIGHSAMAQKVKKDTASAKDIDEVVVVGYVKKSVAQLTGSSTTLKGSDIDTPSAISVDQALQGKVPGVVVNTTSGSPGAFQDIRIRGVGSFTASNAPLFVIDGVPVVNGNNAANTNVTTLSALASISNDDIESITVLKDAASTAVYGARGSNGVIVITTKRGKRGKTKFNLSSTVGFQNEAYNKMNMLSGAQRLELLTEAVAHTLNSTNDVALARIKSDNIGKFNLWDGKEYDWTSLLTRKNAGLYVVNLSATGGDDKSTFYTSLGYNKTEPISIGDPFERITGAFNYTRKLTDKVNFETSINGSWLKQNPLLEGGSFFSNPYLTRILITPWARPYNADGSYNIDNFSQMTSIANTLYTQKNNILWNKQMRGMVNTKVDYKILKNLTYTTRLNIDYMFNDYKRYDNRYHGDGRNGNGFADRRNTQNFNLASINQLNFVERFGDHRLDVSAFFEYQKNQRDFLGATGQNFPTDGLTNLDNASANYTVGSNYSDWKNASYFGVLNYSFANKYILDATIRREGSSRFSPGKRFGTFWSVGAGWNIHKENFVPKFFNELKLRTSYGLTGNSGVDINSYQATLSYDVAYDGNGGSYVTNFGNPNLTWEKNKTFDVGIDFSIWNSRISGSVDYYNKKTYDLLQNVPLSRTTGFTIQAQNVGSMRNSGIEASLNVQIINSKDFSWSIFGSIATVKNEILKLAPSVNGVPIDLYAGSVYKKSEEGRALHSWYMPTWAGVNTQTGAPEWYINGVDGDKTSDYNKAQRTFQGTAIPKYTGGFGTNISYKNVFLNTSFYYSGGHKIYEQFAQFYYRTNSFTLATYNGSEDLMGRWQKPGDVTDIPKLVYNGQDNFDATSSRHLYKGDFIRLKDITLGYNLPKDFVSTIGLTGLTLTVRGTNLWTYTFDRNLKFDPEVDVNGYSNLTTPPVKSVMFGVNVQF, from the coding sequence ATGAATGTAAAATTACGCGTGCTTAGTGCAGGTGTGCTGTTCTTTATTGGACACAGCGCTATGGCACAAAAGGTGAAAAAAGACACTGCTTCAGCAAAAGATATAGATGAGGTGGTAGTTGTAGGGTATGTTAAAAAGAGTGTTGCTCAATTAACAGGAAGCTCAACAACATTGAAAGGCTCTGATATTGATACTCCATCCGCTATTAGTGTTGATCAGGCATTGCAAGGTAAGGTACCTGGGGTTGTTGTTAATACTACTTCTGGTTCTCCGGGAGCATTTCAGGATATCAGAATCAGAGGTGTTGGTTCATTTACAGCATCAAATGCTCCGTTATTTGTAATTGATGGTGTTCCGGTTGTAAATGGAAATAATGCAGCTAATACGAATGTTACTACGCTTTCAGCATTAGCTAGTATAAGCAATGATGATATTGAGTCAATAACAGTACTTAAAGATGCTGCTTCTACTGCAGTATATGGTGCCAGAGGCTCTAATGGAGTTATTGTTATAACAACTAAAAGAGGAAAGAGAGGAAAGACCAAATTTAATTTATCATCCACCGTTGGGTTTCAGAATGAAGCATATAATAAAATGAATATGTTATCTGGAGCTCAGAGACTTGAATTATTAACTGAAGCTGTAGCTCATACTCTTAATTCAACTAATGATGTTGCATTAGCACGAATTAAATCCGATAATATTGGTAAATTCAATTTATGGGATGGGAAAGAATATGACTGGACAAGTTTATTAACTCGTAAAAATGCAGGGCTTTATGTAGTTAACTTAAGCGCTACGGGGGGTGATGATAAATCTACGTTTTATACTTCATTAGGATATAATAAAACTGAGCCTATTTCAATAGGTGATCCTTTTGAAAGAATAACAGGAGCATTTAATTATACAAGAAAGTTGACGGATAAAGTAAATTTTGAAACTTCTATTAATGGATCTTGGTTAAAGCAGAATCCTTTATTAGAAGGAGGTTCATTTTTTTCAAATCCTTACTTAACTAGGATCTTAATAACACCATGGGCTAGGCCATATAATGCAGATGGGTCTTATAATATTGATAACTTTTCTCAAATGACCTCCATTGCAAATACCTTATATACTCAGAAAAACAATATTCTGTGGAATAAACAGATGAGAGGTATGGTCAATACTAAGGTTGATTACAAAATCCTGAAAAATTTAACTTATACAACAAGATTAAATATTGATTATATGTTTAACGATTATAAACGCTATGACAATAGATATCATGGTGATGGTCGTAATGGTAATGGGTTTGCAGACAGAAGAAACACACAAAACTTTAATCTAGCATCAATAAATCAGTTAAATTTTGTTGAAAGATTTGGAGATCATAGGCTAGATGTATCCGCATTCTTTGAATATCAGAAAAACCAAAGAGATTTTCTTGGGGCAACAGGACAAAACTTTCCAACAGATGGTCTAACAAATCTTGATAATGCAAGTGCAAATTATACGGTAGGATCAAATTATTCAGATTGGAAGAATGCATCTTATTTTGGTGTATTAAACTATTCTTTTGCTAATAAATATATTTTAGATGCTACAATAAGAAGGGAAGGATCCTCAAGATTTTCCCCTGGTAAAAGATTCGGTACTTTCTGGTCTGTTGGGGCAGGATGGAATATACATAAAGAAAATTTCGTACCTAAATTCTTTAATGAATTAAAGTTAAGAACATCTTATGGATTAACAGGTAATAGTGGTGTTGATATTAATTCATACCAAGCAACACTTTCTTATGATGTTGCTTACGACGGAAATGGGGGATCTTACGTTACCAACTTTGGTAATCCAAATCTGACATGGGAGAAGAATAAAACTTTTGATGTAGGAATCGATTTCTCAATATGGAATTCTAGAATCAGTGGATCAGTGGATTATTATAATAAAAAGACATACGACTTGCTTCAGAATGTTCCATTATCCAGAACTACAGGTTTTACAATCCAGGCCCAAAATGTAGGATCGATGCGTAACAGTGGAATTGAAGCATCTTTGAATGTACAGATTATTAATTCTAAAGACTTTTCTTGGAGTATCTTTGGATCAATTGCTACTGTGAAAAATGAAATCTTAAAATTAGCACCTAGTGTAAATGGGGTGCCTATAGATCTTTATGCAGGTAGTGTATATAAAAAATCTGAAGAAGGCAGGGCTCTTCATAGTTGGTATATGCCGACTTGGGCTGGAGTTAATACACAGACAGGAGCTCCTGAGTGGTATATTAATGGTGTTGACGGAGATAAAACATCTGACTATAATAAGGCACAAAGAACATTTCAAGGAACAGCAATTCCCAAATACACGGGAGGATTTGGTACAAATATTAGTTATAAAAATGTTTTCTTAAATACTAGTTTCTATTATTCCGGAGGTCATAAAATTTATGAGCAATTTGCTCAGTTTTATTACAGAACCAATAGCTTTACTTTAGCAACATATAATGGTAGTGAAGATTTAATGGGAAGATGGCAAAAACCTGGAGATGTAACAGATATTCCAAAATTAGTATATAACGGCCAGGATAATTTTGATGCAACCTCTTCAAGGCATTTATATAAAGGAGATTTTATCCGTCTGAAGGATATTACTTTGGGGTATAATCTGCCTAAAGACTTTGTTAGTACAATTGGTTTAACGGGGCTTACACTAACTGTAAGGGGAACTAACTTATGGACCTATACATTTGATAGAAATTTGAAATTTGATCCGGAGGTTGATGTAAATGGGTATTCAAACTTAACGACACCTCCTGTAAAGTCTGTAATGTTTGGTGTTAATGTTCAATTTTAA
- a CDS encoding RagB/SusD family nutrient uptake outer membrane protein — MKKIILKGLFSAVLIGGALSSCNDNSLEPTLTQSKDLEQNTNTLDDLRTVLAGGYDRMQHVNYYGRDIIIFGEARTDNAFSNANSNRFVTVSQMKMLVSDAYPSDTWNKIYQAIGNANIVINKQGATGDAAQLDHLKGQAYAMRALGHFDLLRLFGQQFITGQGGMGALGVPYVTTFRVAGNLFPSRESVQQNYDNIMKDLDQAIALMNPSLDNQTKHYFTSYSAHALKARIATYFKKYDIAEKEAGIVVNSGRYTIATATNYANTFSQKSTANVIFSIAMNANDNLGNNSLANIYRGAAYGDIVALKDLYDAYGNGDIRKTATFISQNGTSTAEYRNIGKYPSTASPVDDVPVIRFEEVVLLYAEALLNNGKTPEALIELNKIPSNRNAAPYASATMQNILLERRKELAFEGFRFDDLARTGMDMPLVDNLRQRYGVVKFGEYKYAFPIPQAEISANNNVKQNFGYQ, encoded by the coding sequence ATGAAAAAAATAATATTAAAAGGTTTATTTAGTGCAGTTTTGATTGGTGGTGCATTATCATCTTGTAATGATAATTCTCTGGAACCAACTTTAACTCAATCTAAAGATTTAGAACAGAATACTAATACGTTAGATGATCTAAGGACTGTTTTAGCTGGAGGATATGATAGAATGCAGCATGTAAATTATTATGGAAGAGACATAATTATATTTGGAGAAGCAAGAACAGATAATGCTTTTTCTAATGCTAATTCAAATAGATTCGTTACAGTGTCTCAAATGAAAATGCTTGTTTCAGATGCTTATCCTAGTGATACATGGAATAAAATCTATCAGGCTATAGGGAATGCTAACATTGTAATTAATAAACAAGGGGCTACAGGAGATGCTGCTCAGCTTGATCATTTAAAAGGACAGGCTTATGCAATGAGAGCTCTGGGGCACTTTGATTTGTTAAGGCTTTTCGGGCAACAGTTTATTACTGGACAAGGAGGAATGGGTGCATTGGGTGTTCCATATGTAACAACATTTAGAGTTGCTGGGAACTTATTTCCTTCGAGAGAATCTGTTCAGCAGAATTATGATAATATTATGAAAGATTTAGATCAGGCAATTGCCTTAATGAATCCTTCATTAGATAATCAAACTAAACATTATTTTACATCATATTCAGCCCACGCTTTAAAGGCAAGAATCGCAACTTATTTTAAAAAATATGATATTGCAGAAAAAGAAGCTGGAATAGTAGTAAATTCTGGTAGATATACAATAGCAACAGCAACTAATTATGCTAATACCTTTAGTCAGAAATCAACAGCTAATGTTATTTTCTCTATTGCTATGAATGCAAATGATAATTTGGGTAATAATTCGTTAGCTAATATTTATAGAGGAGCTGCATATGGAGATATTGTTGCTCTAAAGGATTTATATGATGCTTATGGCAATGGAGATATTAGAAAAACCGCTACATTTATTAGTCAGAATGGAACTTCCACGGCAGAATACAGAAATATTGGAAAATATCCTTCTACAGCATCACCCGTAGATGATGTCCCTGTAATTAGGTTCGAAGAAGTTGTCTTATTATATGCTGAAGCATTATTAAATAATGGAAAAACTCCTGAAGCTCTTATTGAATTGAATAAGATTCCTTCAAATAGAAATGCTGCTCCTTATGCAAGTGCAACAATGCAAAATATTCTGTTAGAAAGGAGAAAAGAACTGGCTTTTGAAGGATTTAGATTTGATGATCTTGCCCGGACAGGTATGGATATGCCTTTAGTAGATAACCTGAGACAACGTTATGGTGTAGTGAAATTTGGCGAGTATAAGTACGCGTTTCCTATACCTCAAGCCGAAATTTCTGCAAACAATAATGTTAAACAGAATTTTGGATATCAGTAG